The Leptospira licerasiae serovar Varillal str. VAR 010 genome segment AACACGTAAGCCTTCGTCTAACTTTCGGTGCTTCCGCAGCGCTTCGAGATTGCTTCGCAACTCTCGCTTGGCCTGCGGCACATTTCGCTTTGTCACTCGCCTTGCAGAGCAAGTCTCGCGCCAAGTCCTTGCGGACTCGCGAAACGTCGGAACACCTTGGTCGTTAGGCGTAAGTCTCAGGAATATAATTATGAAATTAGAAGATGCAATAATACACTGGGTTCCCAATAAGAACAGTGAAAGTGCCTTTGAGCTTTCTGAGAATACTTCACTACTGTTTGACTCAAAATTTTGGGGCAAAAAAATTGAAGAATCAATTTTGAAAAACTATACTATTGAGGTACAAGATATTCCGGAAACGCCGAGTACGGTCATCCAAAATATAAGGCTTCTAAAGTTTGCAAAGCAGCAAGACTTTATAAAATATTCTCAGAGAATAGCAACAATTCTTTATTCAGCGCAGAGCAAGCACGGAATTTCAGATGGGTTTTTAATATTCTTCCGAGGTGAAAGAAATGATAAGTCATTTGTTTGTATGTTAAAGCTGGAAGGAATGCAGGGAAGTGAAGCAGATTTCAATAAGCAAAGAAAAGCATATGAAATGAAATCGCTTGAAAAAGTATTAATAACGAATAAGACCAAAGTTTTTAAAATGGCTTTCTTCGAATTTGACGACGGGCACTTGATGCATACATATGTAATGGACGACCAA includes the following:
- a CDS encoding nucleoid-associated protein, translated to MKLEDAIIHWVPNKNSESAFELSENTSLLFDSKFWGKKIEESILKNYTIEVQDIPETPSTVIQNIRLLKFAKQQDFIKYSQRIATILYSAQSKHGISDGFLIFFRGERNDKSFVCMLKLEGMQGSEADFNKQRKAYEMKSLEKVLITNKTKVFKMAFFEFDDGHLMHTYVMDDQINRQEVSKFWLVRFLGCRYPQTTEYYTHAFYEFIVKFAGNKRIDSKESLKILSGLYAELNNNNKTLSLAKFAEEYIPPTALAEFNSESSKTDVPQAKFPKSVNAKLKKLINIRKLTLEEGITIQVPQESLDSKKIIRIEEIKGERFLILKSKIIKESPSK